One region of Paenibacillus polymyxa M1 genomic DNA includes:
- a CDS encoding UDP-glucose dehydrogenase family protein, which produces MKLAVIGTGYVGLVSGVCFAQKGNEVICVDLEQYKIDMLNRAESPIYEPGIEELIALNLEAGRLEFTSDLADAVRRSDIVILAVGTPSLANGEANLSYIEQAAADVGKAMNGYKIIMTKSTVPVGTNEKIKDVVARHTSLSFDIVSAPEFLREGSAINDTLHPDRVIIGLDNTGLRETMVTLHQVFTDKIYVTDIRSAEMIKYASNAFLATKISFINEIANICEKVGADVTCVAEGMGMDKRIGSSFLQAGIGYGGSCFPKDTNALIQIAGNVDYEFKLLKSVVEVNTDQRFMIVSKLRESLGQLNGVSIGIWGLAFKPNTDDIREAPALEIVETLIQAGAIVKLYDPIAMDKFKERVDHPNIIWCSSPQQAAERSDAVCLLTDWEEFKEVDLVQLGSILHKPVLIDGRNVFTEEQIQGSGLEYYSVGRPRMSGWNRDKVEV; this is translated from the coding sequence ATGAAACTGGCTGTAATCGGTACTGGATACGTTGGACTCGTCTCAGGTGTATGTTTTGCGCAAAAAGGTAATGAGGTAATTTGTGTCGATCTGGAGCAGTACAAAATCGATATGTTGAACCGTGCGGAATCTCCGATTTATGAACCAGGTATTGAGGAATTGATCGCGTTGAATCTGGAAGCTGGCCGTTTAGAGTTCACCTCGGATTTGGCCGATGCGGTACGTCGCTCGGATATCGTCATTTTAGCAGTAGGTACGCCTTCACTGGCTAACGGCGAGGCGAATTTGTCCTACATTGAACAGGCGGCCGCCGATGTCGGGAAAGCCATGAACGGGTACAAGATTATTATGACTAAGAGTACCGTACCTGTCGGAACGAACGAAAAGATTAAGGACGTAGTGGCTCGTCATACGAGTTTGTCTTTTGATATTGTATCCGCGCCGGAGTTCCTGAGAGAAGGCTCAGCCATCAATGATACGCTTCATCCAGATCGCGTCATTATTGGTTTGGACAATACAGGTTTGCGTGAAACAATGGTCACTCTGCATCAGGTATTCACGGATAAAATCTATGTGACGGATATCCGCAGTGCTGAAATGATCAAATATGCCTCCAATGCGTTCCTGGCAACTAAAATTTCGTTTATTAACGAGATTGCTAATATTTGTGAAAAGGTTGGCGCGGACGTTACCTGTGTGGCTGAAGGTATGGGCATGGACAAACGGATTGGTTCCTCTTTCCTGCAAGCAGGGATCGGATACGGGGGCTCTTGCTTCCCGAAAGATACGAATGCGCTCATCCAAATTGCGGGTAATGTAGACTATGAATTTAAGTTGTTAAAATCGGTGGTAGAGGTAAATACCGACCAGCGCTTTATGATTGTATCCAAGCTGCGTGAATCGCTGGGTCAGCTAAACGGCGTATCGATTGGCATTTGGGGCCTCGCCTTCAAGCCCAATACAGATGATATCCGCGAAGCTCCAGCACTGGAAATCGTAGAAACGCTCATTCAGGCAGGTGCTATTGTCAAGCTGTATGATCCCATTGCGATGGATAAATTCAAGGAGCGCGTAGATCACCCGAATATTATATGGTGCTCCTCCCCGCAGCAAGCCGCCGAAAGAAGCGATGCTGTGTGCCTGCTGACGGATTGGGAAGAGTTCAAAGAAGTTGATCTCGTGCAATTGGGCTCCATTCTACACAAGCCAGTTCTGATTGACGGTCGCAACGTATTCACCGAGGAACAGATCCAAGGCTCCGGGCTGGAATACTACTCCGTGGGTCGTCCGCGGATGAGTGGGTGGAACAGAGATAAAGTGGAAGTTTAA
- a CDS encoding glycosyltransferase family 4 protein, giving the protein MMRVAYIDHTARWSGGEVALYNILTNIGEHIDPLVILAEEGDLADRLRQRDIDVRIVPLDDSIRNRGRNAVNLGAPAAAFRLLAYGRKLAPLLREEKVVCVHTNSLKSALYGAVAAKSAKLPLIWHIRDHIGPPYLKPIVAKGIRLMSRFLPNGVIANSKSTLSALELPPDKKTLVVYSAFAKAITARDSAAQLRGDDSFNVVLVGRLAEWKGQHILLEAARSFLPDQRVKFWLAGDALFGEEEYKQRLESTMREYGLTNVNLMGHVDDIQGLMQRCDLLIHTSITPEPFGQVIIEGMAAGLPVIASNEGGPKETVVPNETGLLIEPGDPAKLEEAIRWMLEHPQERQQMGERGMERVKKHFVIENTVKDIVHYYKGLLAGV; this is encoded by the coding sequence ATGATGAGAGTAGCTTATATTGACCATACGGCAAGATGGAGCGGCGGCGAAGTTGCTTTGTATAACATACTGACGAATATCGGGGAACATATCGACCCGCTCGTTATTTTGGCGGAGGAGGGCGATTTGGCGGATCGGCTTCGGCAGCGTGATATTGATGTGCGCATTGTTCCACTAGATGATTCGATTCGTAATCGGGGACGAAATGCCGTCAATCTGGGTGCGCCTGCAGCAGCCTTTCGTTTGCTAGCTTACGGCAGGAAACTCGCGCCATTGTTGCGCGAGGAAAAAGTCGTGTGTGTGCACACGAACTCACTCAAATCTGCACTGTATGGTGCAGTAGCCGCCAAATCGGCGAAGCTACCGTTGATATGGCATATCCGTGACCACATCGGTCCGCCGTATCTGAAGCCGATTGTAGCCAAAGGGATTCGGCTCATGTCCCGCTTTTTGCCTAACGGTGTGATTGCCAATTCCAAATCCACGCTGAGTGCATTGGAATTACCCCCGGACAAAAAGACGCTCGTCGTCTACTCCGCTTTTGCCAAAGCGATTACGGCTCGTGATTCGGCTGCGCAATTGCGTGGCGATGACTCGTTTAACGTCGTGTTGGTCGGCAGATTGGCGGAATGGAAAGGACAACATATTTTACTGGAAGCGGCACGTTCTTTTTTACCAGATCAGCGTGTGAAATTCTGGCTGGCTGGAGATGCGTTGTTCGGAGAAGAGGAATATAAACAACGATTGGAATCCACGATGCGCGAATATGGGTTGACCAACGTCAATCTGATGGGACACGTCGATGACATTCAGGGTCTGATGCAGCGCTGTGATCTGCTAATTCATACCTCCATTACACCGGAGCCATTCGGTCAGGTCATTATTGAGGGCATGGCTGCAGGTTTGCCAGTAATCGCTTCAAACGAAGGTGGTCCCAAGGAAACGGTGGTACCCAATGAAACCGGGCTGCTCATTGAACCGGGAGACCCTGCCAAGCTGGAAGAAGCCATCCGCTGGATGCTGGAGCATCCACAGGAACGTCAGCAGATGGGTGAGAGAGGAATGGAACGGGTCAAGAAGCATTTTGTCATCGAGAACACTGTTAAGGATATAGTTCATTACTATAAGGGTTTGTTGGCAGGAGTCTGA
- a CDS encoding lipopolysaccharide biosynthesis protein yields MQNLQALSAPVRTLWSTVIRFAKSKDNSSAAVKTMIFSMLILVVNMLTGVLTARFLGPTGRGEQTAMVNWSQFLAFCMSFGVPSALIYNAKRKPEETGKLYGLALLLATVFGGMATLIGVFLIPYWLRSFSSSVILFAQCSMMMCPLIAISQINNALLQVRSEYKQYNLFRYLVPLSTLLGLAILILTGTMNPYTSALAYLLPGLPIYIGVTIRMIRLYKPKVKNSWTQFKNLFTYGMGSYGNDLMGQVSTYIDQILIAGLLRPADLGLYAVAVSLARMVNVFSTSIIVVLFPKASGLDKEEAVAITFRAFRVTSTATFLAAVMLMLVAPFVFTLLYGQEFKQALTVFRFLVLEVAISGGTMVLAQQFMALGKPKLVTILQGVGLALVIPLLSILVPRYGLTGAGIAMLSSGILRFVFILCNVKFVLKMKIPRLVISKQDFQWLRSTMSHYIRKKPVNG; encoded by the coding sequence GTGCAAAACTTACAAGCATTATCCGCACCTGTCCGGACACTATGGTCCACGGTGATTCGGTTTGCCAAAAGCAAGGATAACAGCTCTGCAGCAGTAAAAACGATGATATTCAGTATGCTGATTCTCGTTGTGAATATGCTGACTGGTGTGCTGACGGCACGATTCTTGGGTCCTACTGGACGCGGAGAACAGACAGCGATGGTGAACTGGTCCCAATTTCTTGCCTTCTGCATGAGCTTCGGTGTTCCATCTGCATTGATTTACAATGCCAAAAGGAAGCCTGAGGAAACGGGTAAGCTGTATGGTCTGGCCTTGCTGCTGGCTACGGTGTTCGGGGGGATGGCGACACTCATCGGAGTATTTCTAATTCCTTATTGGCTGCGCTCTTTTTCTTCATCGGTCATACTTTTCGCGCAGTGCTCCATGATGATGTGTCCGCTCATAGCGATTTCACAGATCAATAATGCATTGCTTCAAGTTCGCTCGGAATATAAACAGTACAATTTATTTCGGTATCTGGTACCACTAAGTACGCTGCTTGGACTGGCGATTCTGATCCTGACGGGGACGATGAATCCGTACACCTCAGCATTGGCCTACTTACTGCCAGGCTTGCCGATCTATATCGGTGTCACGATACGAATGATTCGGCTGTACAAACCAAAGGTGAAGAACAGCTGGACGCAATTTAAAAATCTCTTTACCTACGGTATGGGTTCATACGGGAATGATCTCATGGGGCAGGTTTCCACTTACATTGACCAGATTTTGATTGCGGGTCTGCTCAGACCCGCTGATCTCGGTTTATATGCGGTAGCGGTCAGCCTGGCCCGGATGGTAAATGTATTTTCAACCTCGATCATTGTTGTGCTGTTTCCCAAAGCCTCCGGGCTGGATAAGGAAGAGGCGGTGGCCATAACATTTCGGGCATTTCGAGTGACTTCAACGGCAACCTTTTTGGCTGCAGTGATGTTAATGCTGGTTGCTCCGTTCGTATTCACATTGTTATATGGTCAAGAGTTTAAACAAGCGCTTACGGTATTCCGGTTTCTGGTGCTTGAGGTTGCTATCAGTGGAGGTACCATGGTGCTGGCACAACAATTTATGGCGTTGGGTAAGCCCAAACTGGTTACCATTCTACAGGGTGTCGGATTGGCGCTCGTCATTCCATTGCTGTCCATACTCGTGCCGAGATATGGATTGACGGGTGCAGGGATAGCAATGCTGTCTTCGGGGATTTTACGGTTCGTTTTCATTTTATGTAATGTTAAGTTCGTTCTGAAAATGAAAATTCCAAGACTGGTTATTTCCAAACAAGATTTTCAATGGCTCCGATCAACGATGTCACACTACATCCGGAAAAAGCCAGTTAACGGTTAG
- a CDS encoding glycosyltransferase family 2 protein, producing the protein MNHMSSVPADNRISVVIIAQDDGIRITAAIKSCQPFADDIVVIDGGSKDNTIQVAESLGCRVFSNPWPGYAKQRMFGVDKAEFDWIFLIDTDEVVDAELLGDLLKVKETLHDPAKAYSVFRIGDFLGKWMNKGEYLVRLYNRRIYGITNSLVHEMPDVASSQIINLEGVLWHYGFRSISDHMTRFNKYTDLEAETAFNKGRSFRITRLLWRPPARFVQKYFVQGLYRKGLAGFAVAVFWVMYEFLVCFKHYELTKRRKKIEVVDGGQTEQKGETSYVVQ; encoded by the coding sequence ATGAACCACATGTCTAGCGTTCCCGCGGACAACCGGATATCCGTAGTTATTATCGCTCAGGATGATGGCATTCGAATTACTGCTGCCATTAAATCCTGCCAGCCCTTTGCGGACGATATCGTCGTCATTGACGGAGGGAGCAAGGACAATACGATTCAGGTAGCTGAATCATTGGGCTGTCGGGTGTTTTCCAACCCATGGCCCGGTTATGCCAAACAGCGCATGTTTGGTGTTGATAAAGCGGAATTTGATTGGATTTTCCTGATTGATACAGACGAAGTAGTGGATGCAGAGTTGCTTGGTGACTTATTGAAAGTAAAGGAAACGCTCCACGATCCGGCCAAAGCCTATTCCGTATTTCGCATTGGCGATTTTCTCGGCAAATGGATGAACAAAGGCGAGTATTTGGTTCGTTTGTACAATCGGCGAATTTATGGCATTACGAATAGTCTTGTTCATGAAATGCCAGATGTAGCCTCTTCCCAGATCATCAATCTGGAGGGCGTGTTATGGCACTATGGATTCCGCAGCATCAGTGATCATATGACCCGTTTTAACAAATATACAGATCTGGAAGCAGAGACGGCATTTAACAAAGGAAGATCCTTTCGGATTACCAGACTGTTGTGGAGACCTCCCGCCCGCTTTGTACAGAAGTATTTTGTTCAAGGCTTATACCGTAAGGGGTTGGCGGGTTTTGCCGTAGCTGTTTTCTGGGTGATGTATGAGTTTCTCGTCTGTTTCAAGCATTATGAGTTAACCAAGCGGCGAAAAAAGATAGAAGTCGTGGATGGCGGACAGACCGAGCAGAAAGGAGAAACCAGCTATGTCGTACAATAA
- a CDS encoding glycosyl hydrolase, with product MRFNFIPLYRLIRHVLPVVILFSLFPVGFGDSLSVVNAASLQPVNSDASTQARELYNYLLSISGKKTVTGQHDYLESPDELSNKVQKISQAYVGLHGYEMGAISGQSDTTEAAQRKNVVDSAIRWSRAGGIVTMTFHEALPGRPLTWANVQAKVSQAEFNKYVTPGTTQYNLFIADLDKVAVSLKQLRDAGVPVLWRPYHEMNGDWFWWGNKNNFNQLWNIMYDRFVNTHQLNNLLWVWSPNAPNSYTVPYTPKYPGDDKVDILAVDIYNNDFKQSHYEGLLGLARNKPIAIGEHGEMPSSEVLQAQPKWVYSMTWGKMLTENNTTNQIQDYMNDSRSLTRDDVKNGLAAIQQPGADVPTLPDEGQSEPIPVPPVVIVPPAPTPPSVPDVVYVNGLRGEYFNNMNVNGSPVLIRTDSKLDYNWRAVAADPKVNADQFSVRWTGKIKPQYSETYTFTTISDDGIRVWVDGKLVIDSWFKQSWTERKGSIALEAGKMVDLKVEYYDEKGDAMARLMWESQHEAKAVVPGNALFLP from the coding sequence GTGAGATTCAATTTTATTCCTCTGTATCGACTGATACGTCATGTACTCCCCGTTGTTATACTTTTTTCTTTGTTTCCCGTCGGCTTTGGTGATTCTCTGTCTGTGGTGAATGCCGCTTCATTACAACCTGTTAATTCGGACGCTTCTACTCAGGCCCGTGAACTATACAATTATTTACTCAGCATCTCTGGAAAGAAAACAGTCACTGGTCAGCATGATTATTTGGAAAGTCCAGATGAATTAAGCAACAAGGTCCAAAAAATCAGCCAGGCGTATGTGGGTCTGCACGGCTATGAGATGGGAGCCATCTCTGGTCAATCCGACACTACAGAAGCAGCACAACGTAAAAATGTTGTCGATAGCGCTATTCGTTGGAGCAGAGCTGGTGGCATTGTGACGATGACTTTTCATGAAGCGTTGCCGGGTAGACCGCTGACTTGGGCCAATGTGCAGGCGAAAGTAAGTCAGGCGGAGTTCAATAAATACGTGACACCAGGCACTACGCAGTATAACCTCTTCATTGCCGATCTGGATAAGGTCGCTGTATCGTTAAAGCAGCTTCGTGATGCAGGTGTTCCAGTATTGTGGAGACCTTATCATGAAATGAATGGTGACTGGTTCTGGTGGGGAAACAAAAACAATTTCAATCAGCTATGGAATATCATGTACGACCGTTTTGTAAACACGCATCAGTTGAACAATCTGCTGTGGGTGTGGAGTCCCAATGCTCCCAATTCCTACACTGTCCCGTATACCCCGAAATATCCGGGGGATGACAAAGTGGATATTTTGGCAGTAGACATCTACAACAATGATTTTAAGCAAAGTCATTATGAAGGACTGCTCGGGTTGGCACGGAATAAGCCGATTGCCATTGGCGAGCATGGTGAGATGCCTAGCTCTGAGGTGTTGCAGGCACAGCCCAAATGGGTGTATTCCATGACTTGGGGCAAGATGCTGACTGAGAATAACACAACCAATCAAATACAGGATTATATGAACGATTCGAGGAGTTTGACACGGGATGATGTGAAAAATGGGCTGGCAGCAATCCAACAACCTGGGGCAGATGTGCCGACTTTACCGGATGAGGGACAAAGTGAGCCTATCCCGGTTCCGCCAGTAGTAATCGTACCTCCAGCTCCGACTCCTCCTTCTGTTCCTGATGTAGTATATGTGAACGGGCTGCGGGGCGAATATTTTAACAATATGAATGTGAACGGCAGTCCTGTTTTGATCCGTACAGACAGCAAGCTGGATTATAACTGGCGCGCCGTTGCTGCTGATCCCAAGGTAAATGCCGACCAGTTCTCGGTTCGCTGGACAGGTAAAATCAAACCACAATACAGCGAGACCTATACATTTACAACGATATCCGATGATGGTATTCGCGTATGGGTAGACGGCAAGCTGGTGATTGACAGTTGGTTCAAACAAAGCTGGACAGAGCGTAAAGGCAGTATTGCTTTGGAAGCAGGTAAAATGGTAGATCTAAAAGTGGAATACTATGATGAAAAAGGCGATGCGATGGCTCGTCTGATGTGGGAAAGTCAGCATGAAGCGAAAGCGGTGGTTCCCGGAAACGCTTTGTTTCTTCCTTGA
- a CDS encoding sugar phosphate nucleotidyltransferase, translating to MKLVLLSGGSGKRLWPLSNDSRSKQFLKVLESPEGISESMVQRVWRQLGDNGLSESSFIATGRAQVEMIQSQIGSNTRIIVEPERRDTFPAIALTATYLYSIAGVSPDEIIAILPVDPYVEDAFFASVAQLEHTLQESEGKLALIGVVPSYPSEKYGYIIPKNDATQGSTGYREVSHFQEKPDREQAERLMERNALWNCGVFAFKLSYLLDILASKGLPLNYEEMQKQYASLEKISFDYEVVEKEKDIVVLPYDGFWKDLGTWNTLTEEMSHQQVGRGVVTEDCVNTSLINELDIPVAIIGTNDLIVAASPDGILVTNKAESPRIKEVLKAHDQRPMYEERRWGQYRVVDYVKYDEGNEVLTKRIRVHKGKNISYQLHFKRSEIWTIISGEAEIILNEKLHKVKAGDVVRIPEGTKHSILAVTDVDLIEVQTGSELVEEDIVRFCMDWNEISRHQFIS from the coding sequence ATGAAGCTCGTACTTTTGTCTGGTGGTTCCGGTAAAAGATTATGGCCGTTATCCAACGATTCCCGTTCCAAACAATTTTTGAAGGTACTGGAGAGCCCGGAAGGGATTTCGGAATCCATGGTACAGCGGGTATGGAGACAATTGGGAGACAACGGATTATCCGAATCCTCGTTTATTGCGACAGGGAGAGCGCAGGTCGAAATGATCCAGAGTCAAATCGGATCGAATACGCGCATCATTGTTGAGCCGGAACGCAGAGATACCTTTCCTGCGATTGCGCTGACAGCGACTTATCTATATTCCATTGCGGGTGTTTCGCCTGATGAAATTATAGCTATATTGCCTGTAGATCCTTATGTAGAGGATGCTTTCTTTGCTTCCGTAGCCCAACTCGAACATACACTTCAGGAGAGTGAAGGAAAGCTTGCACTAATCGGGGTTGTCCCTTCCTATCCTTCAGAGAAATACGGTTATATTATTCCGAAAAACGATGCCACTCAAGGTAGCACAGGCTACCGCGAAGTGAGCCATTTTCAAGAGAAACCCGACCGGGAGCAGGCGGAGCGTCTAATGGAACGCAATGCTCTATGGAACTGCGGGGTTTTTGCATTCAAATTAAGCTATTTGCTGGATATTTTGGCATCCAAGGGCCTGCCGCTGAATTATGAAGAAATGCAAAAACAATATGCGTCTCTGGAAAAAATCAGCTTTGACTACGAAGTAGTCGAGAAGGAAAAAGACATCGTGGTGCTTCCGTACGATGGTTTTTGGAAGGATCTAGGAACCTGGAATACACTCACAGAAGAGATGTCTCATCAGCAAGTGGGTAGAGGGGTAGTAACGGAAGATTGCGTCAATACGAGTCTTATTAATGAGTTGGACATTCCTGTGGCGATCATTGGAACGAATGATCTGATTGTAGCCGCTAGCCCAGATGGCATTCTTGTGACCAATAAGGCAGAAAGTCCACGCATCAAGGAAGTGCTCAAGGCTCATGATCAGCGTCCAATGTATGAAGAACGTCGTTGGGGACAGTATCGGGTTGTAGACTATGTAAAGTATGACGAGGGTAATGAGGTACTGACCAAACGAATCCGCGTACACAAAGGTAAAAATATCAGCTACCAGCTTCACTTCAAACGAAGTGAAATCTGGACCATTATTAGCGGCGAAGCGGAAATTATTTTGAATGAGAAGCTGCATAAAGTAAAGGCCGGTGACGTAGTTCGCATCCCTGAAGGGACGAAGCATAGCATTTTGGCTGTAACCGATGTGGATTTGATTGAAGTTCAGACTGGCTCTGAGTTGGTTGAAGAGGATATTGTACGCTTTTGTATGGATTGGAATGAAATTTCTCGTCATCAATTTATCTCGTAA
- a CDS encoding glycosyltransferase family 4 protein gives MSYNNGFRIAATGLSWPSLQPGGLNTYFKSICEQLTLERNTLDALICSDEQPQAPERIRIHSIGSKQQSIWKRRELMQKYAAELFDKQPIDVLYSHFAPYSVGPALEAKKRGIPVVTTFHGPWTEEMKIEGQGIKHFLKTTLAKSIEMKAYGLADKFIVLSETFRDILHEHYKVPLSKIHIIPGAANVERFHPAEDQEAVRKRLNLPQNATIVLTVRRLVNRMGLLQLLEAWRRVTERHPDHLLLIGGKGPLMEELASKVAEYNLHNHVRLLGYVSDEELPLYHQASNLFVVPTQALEGFGLITVEAMASGLPVLATPVGGNKEILRGFRPELLFQGTDSEAIAAGLLRVLDHRELLPNARECRDHVLSRYTWGHVAEQVEEVFRQVLDRKAAAK, from the coding sequence ATGTCGTACAATAACGGATTTCGTATCGCGGCAACGGGATTGAGCTGGCCGTCCTTACAGCCAGGAGGTCTCAACACATATTTCAAATCCATCTGTGAGCAGCTTACGCTAGAGCGCAATACGCTGGATGCTCTAATTTGTAGTGATGAGCAGCCTCAGGCGCCTGAACGTATTCGTATTCATTCGATTGGCAGCAAGCAGCAATCCATCTGGAAGCGCCGAGAGCTGATGCAAAAATATGCAGCAGAACTGTTCGACAAGCAACCGATCGATGTGCTGTATTCCCATTTTGCTCCCTATAGTGTCGGACCGGCACTGGAGGCGAAAAAAAGAGGAATCCCTGTCGTTACCACCTTCCACGGACCGTGGACGGAAGAAATGAAGATTGAAGGACAGGGAATTAAGCATTTTCTTAAAACGACGTTGGCCAAATCCATTGAAATGAAAGCTTATGGTCTGGCGGATAAATTTATAGTGCTAAGCGAGACTTTTCGGGATATTTTGCACGAGCACTATAAAGTACCACTTAGCAAAATTCATATTATTCCTGGTGCGGCGAATGTAGAAAGATTCCATCCGGCAGAGGATCAGGAGGCCGTACGTAAGCGGCTGAATTTGCCGCAAAATGCGACGATTGTGCTAACCGTTCGTCGTCTTGTTAATCGCATGGGACTGCTACAGCTACTCGAAGCATGGCGACGAGTAACCGAGCGACACCCTGATCATCTGCTGCTGATTGGTGGAAAGGGTCCCTTGATGGAGGAATTGGCTTCCAAGGTGGCGGAATACAATCTTCATAACCATGTAAGGTTGCTTGGTTATGTGTCGGATGAGGAGCTACCCCTGTACCATCAAGCCTCGAACTTGTTTGTTGTGCCAACACAGGCACTAGAGGGTTTCGGTCTGATCACAGTTGAGGCGATGGCCTCGGGCCTACCGGTGTTGGCCACTCCTGTAGGCGGCAACAAGGAAATCTTAAGAGGATTCCGTCCTGAGCTATTGTTCCAAGGGACCGACAGTGAAGCTATTGCTGCAGGGTTGTTGCGTGTGCTGGATCATCGTGAACTTCTACCGAATGCACGGGAATGCCGGGACCATGTCCTGAGCAGATATACATGGGGACATGTAGCGGAACAGGTAGAAGAGGTGTTCCGACAGGTCCTTGACAGAAAGGCGGCGGCGAAATGA
- a CDS encoding glycosyltransferase, with the protein MKIAIAHDYLIQMGGAERVVEVFHDMYPEAPIFTTVFSDERLSRNLKDADIRATWLQNIPGVKANFKGVLPLYPIAIRDFDFRDFDIVLSSSSAFMKSIQVPKHTFHICYCHTPMRFAWDYDTYMARQSKSNLLKNMLKLYMNRLKTWDAKTSRNVDQFVANSSVVKRRILHYYQREADVIFPPINTSRFKRATSIGDYYLIVSRLVSYKRIDLAIEAFKRNGLKLRIVGEGPDRKRLEAMAAPNIEFLGRLEDEEVNKLMAECRALVFPGEEDFGITPLEANAAGRPVIAFQGGGALDTIVPHVNGVFFRKHQVDDVLEAVAKVEQHAWNVDDIITHARKFDEDNFKDQLKKYVEQAYVNFLKGG; encoded by the coding sequence ATGAAAATAGCGATAGCACATGATTACTTAATCCAAATGGGCGGAGCGGAAAGGGTAGTAGAGGTATTCCATGATATGTATCCGGAGGCTCCCATCTTCACAACGGTGTTCAGCGACGAGCGTCTGTCGCGCAACTTGAAGGATGCGGATATTAGAGCCACTTGGCTACAAAACATCCCAGGAGTGAAGGCCAACTTCAAAGGAGTGCTGCCGCTGTATCCCATCGCTATCCGTGATTTTGATTTTAGGGATTTCGACATTGTTTTAAGCTCTAGCAGCGCATTTATGAAAAGCATCCAGGTACCCAAACATACGTTTCACATTTGTTACTGTCACACACCGATGCGGTTTGCCTGGGATTACGATACATATATGGCCCGGCAGTCCAAATCCAACCTGCTCAAAAATATGCTAAAGCTGTACATGAACAGGCTGAAAACATGGGATGCCAAAACTTCTCGCAACGTAGACCAGTTTGTCGCCAATTCTTCCGTCGTTAAGCGGAGAATTCTGCACTATTACCAACGGGAGGCAGATGTTATTTTCCCTCCTATCAATACATCCCGTTTTAAACGTGCTACAAGCATCGGTGACTATTATCTGATCGTATCTCGTTTGGTGTCCTACAAGCGCATTGATCTCGCGATTGAGGCATTCAAACGTAACGGTCTTAAGCTACGCATCGTTGGCGAAGGACCGGATCGTAAACGACTCGAAGCCATGGCTGCCCCGAACATTGAGTTCCTCGGCAGGCTTGAAGACGAAGAGGTTAACAAGCTGATGGCCGAATGCCGGGCACTTGTCTTTCCGGGGGAAGAGGACTTCGGTATTACGCCTTTGGAGGCGAATGCGGCCGGACGGCCCGTTATCGCTTTTCAGGGTGGGGGAGCGCTGGATACGATTGTTCCTCATGTGAACGGCGTATTTTTCCGCAAGCATCAAGTAGACGATGTGTTGGAGGCCGTCGCAAAGGTTGAGCAACATGCATGGAATGTGGACGATATCATTACCCATGCCCGCAAATTTGATGAAGATAACTTCAAGGATCAATTGAAAAAGTATGTAGAACAAGCCTATGTGAACTTTCTAAAAGGAGGATGA